Below is a genomic region from Paraburkholderia sp. BL23I1N1.
AACTTGCCGGTGCGCTCGCCTGGGGCAATCAGCGCGGCCGGCGCGAAGAAAGTCCAGTCGAGATCGGTGATGCCGCGGTAATAGTTCAATGCATCGCGGTGGGCCAGTGCAACCGCTTTGTAGGCCTGCGGGAAGCCGTCCGTGTCGACCAGCTGCTTGCCCGGCGCCACTTCGAGCGAACCCGCGCCGCCCACCACCACGAGGCGTTTCAAGCCCGCCGCGCGCACGCCGTCGACGAGTGCATGGGTTGCCTTGGACACCGCCGCGGGATCGTCTTGCGGCGGCGCATAGGCACTCGCCACCACATCGTGGCCGCGCACCGCGGCGCCGACGCTCGCGGCATCGAGCAGATCGGCCTGCGCGGCTTTCAGATTCGCCACGTCTGCCGGCACGCGCGCCGGATTGCGCGCCAGCGCCGTCACCTGATGCCCGCGGCGGGCCGCTTCCGCAGCGATCCGCGAACCAATCATGCCGGTGGCGCCGAACAACGCGATTTTCAACTGTTTGCTCATTTCGATACTCCTGCTATAAGGTTATATGTAACCGTATTGATTACATATAACGCGGAAAAAAGAGGGGCATCAGCCCCCGTCCGTTTTTCAGGCGCGCGTCCCAACTAAACGACTACGCCACGCGCGCCCTTCTGTACTGCTTCATTGCTTCATTGCTTCATTGCTTCATTGCTTCATTGCTTCATTGCTTCATTGCTGCGTCACCCCTGCGGGCGCCGCTTGCGTTCATGCGCCCGCTCGGCGCGCTCCAGATCGGCCGTGGCATCGGCGAGCGTGCGTGCACCGAGCGACGCCTCCATGGCCTGCTGCGCTTCGTCGATAATGCCGCGCAACACG
It encodes:
- a CDS encoding NAD(P)-dependent oxidoreductase gives rise to the protein MSKQLKIALFGATGMIGSRIAAEAARRGHQVTALARNPARVPADVANLKAAQADLLDAASVGAAVRGHDVVASAYAPPQDDPAAVSKATHALVDGVRAAGLKRLVVVGGAGSLEVAPGKQLVDTDGFPQAYKAVALAHRDALNYYRGITDLDWTFFAPAALIAPGERTGKFRTGANTLLVDAEGNSRISAEDYAIAFVDELEQGRLLRQIATVAY